The Aedes albopictus strain Foshan chromosome 2, AalbF5, whole genome shotgun sequence region atcccatctgccccaggtgatttgaaaggagcaaagctatttagtgcccattcaatcgattctaaagttatgatactccgagccgaagctaaagaatcataactacaagaaaagacattaggttcatccgaagatgtaatatccacacatccggggaagtgtgtactgaataaacattccaaaacttcctcatcagatctTTAACAGCGTCGCAACGCTAGGCTTAAAAATGTCGAAGCTAATGGCACTGCTGccaataaattaattaaatttatttcataCCTTAGATGCATTTATCCATTGTTTTAATGTACACATATCGTAGTAAATGTTTAGTTTTGGTCGTaaaaaatatttgacacttctagtaccggtcCTAGTGCTGCTAGGACGTgaaaaactagatgttagtcacacgaacagccgcGTCATTGACATTCTGTGGTTATATTTCTAATGAATCAAGTGTGACCCATTTTTTGTAAaacacatcataagacatgcctccataataactcagttttgaaaattttagcaATAATTCAAAGCCGTCCGTTgcgtattaacttgcaatagatgtttaactGTCATTCTGTGctaaaatcggatctagttttgtgttttccttaaagttacaggcaaataaAGAAAAATGGATCAAGTCTATCCAGTCTCCTTTACTAATTTCAAGTTCGTTAGGCATCCccttagacttgatagaattgaacCAGAATTTTAGTGGATATGGGTGACAAAACAAATTCATTTCCCCGAGTGTAAATGCTTAAGTTTAAGTTTTTTTCATATGAAGTGGAACCATCCTTACAGTCATCAGTTCTTAAGGGTATGGTCATGCATGCCATTGTCAGTCTACAATACTTTATTAGGCATTAGAACTTAATACTAGTAAAACTATTTCCTTACACTACTACGAACACTGATTCAATCTAAAAGTCCGTTTCTGGACTCATCGGCCGTCCAGTTCTATTCGTGGTCGTCGCTCTCGATGGATTTCCAAAACCCCCTGGGCTACTAGCAACACTGGACTGTAGCAAATCCAGAGGTCGCAGTCCGCTGGCTGCTCCGTAAGTCGCCGGATTCATGCCCGAATAGTCCCGAAGGTTCGACAGTGGTCCGTTCGATTTGTGCAACTGGGTGTCCTCGGAGTCCTCCGTATCGTCATCATCCGTCCTGTCCGGTTGAAGACTGCTGGCAGATCGGAAGTCGAGCTGATCGTCGATGTCGCTGGACGCCGTTCGGGTTGGCAATTGTCGGATGACTTGGGCGTAAGCGTTGGGAGATGATGGACCGGCTATGGGCGAAACGGATCGATGGTTTCTGGGGTAATCTTCCTGGCTGTCCTGTATAGATCGGATGATGGGCGAATCTTGTGCCGGGATGGTAGAGGCTTGCATTATGCTGTTGGATTGCGCCGTTGGGTCTGTGTCGGGTTGCTCTTGAAGAAGACTGAACGGTTGAGCTTCCGTTTCGGGGGAAGTGGTCTGACGGGAACTAATTCTCGCCTGTTGCGTCATTAGTCGCATCTCGATGGGGCTGCAAGTATGGAAATTAGTATATTTCAAGTAAATTAGCATTCAATTTGCTTGGGGATTTACCTGTAGGCGTCGTCGAGATCGTTCCCGTAGAGTGGAAGATCTCGAACGAAATAGAATACCAGAATCTCAAACAGTACACCAATTGCAATTAAAACTAAGGTTAGAATATTTAAGGTTGTACCGAAGAATGGATTCTCATGGATGAAACATCTTCGCTGATCGGTTGACCAAAACTGACAGGCATGTACTGTAAGATGAGAAATAAATTAGAACGTTTCCTAAAGCTTGAATATATTGTTGAACCCTGGTATTTATGAGATAATTACTTACAAGCAATAGCCTGATAGGCAGCTGTCCCCGGTAGATAAGCGACAAGTCCGACCAGGGTCATCTCCACAGAAAGCGCCAGTGCCTTATCCTGTGGTAGCACCGTGCGAATCGAGATAATCAATTTCCCGATCAACGCAGATGCCAACAAAGCCGAAACGACGACACTGAGCACCTGGAAAATGATCCAATACTTCTGACAATCGGCCATTCCGCACGCTCCCACTGTGGCGATTCCGCCCTCGGCCAGTACCAGTTCCGTGTCGATTCCACAGGTGCAATCCGTGTAGACCGTGACGTCGTTGATTTCGGTCCTATTCTGGCATCCCGCGTGACACGGCGAGAAGTAGGTAAACACGCTGTCCTGTGGGCATACCGGCGAAAACGGAACGTTTTCCGAGCAAATGCAGTTCGAAGCACAGAACGGCTTAGTCAGCCTACCCCGGTAGGCACCGGCAATCCGTTCGTTTTCGCACGAGAGGAATATGAATGCTGTAATTGATTGATGGAAACAAGGTTGTTAGTTATGGATTGCAAATTGGTTTTAACAATTAAAGCTCATACCGACAAACAGGCCGACGGCGACTAGACCTACAAAGATGTTCCAGCCAGCGATTTTTCTGTGCAGGATGAAAGAATAGATCAATCAATTCTAATTTGTTTTCAATAAGTGTAGAGGAATTATGGATCAGCACTTCAATTGATGTTAATCTGATGGATAATGTAGGGTctggtaccatttgggcaggagcacctattttggccacttgctgctgtagctcagtcaGTTTTCAGCCAATTGACTTGAGTTTTGGAATACGATAAGAAACGCACAGtttctagccatgtacaaaatttcatatcaattggtttgaaattgactgagatatagcagcaagtgcccaaaataggtgctcctgcccaaatggtcccagaccctatataacATGAAACAAATATCTGAATTCAGATCAAATTGAAAACTATATTTTGGAatgaaaatgtctccgaggatttacCATGGACTTCCTTTAtgtattgcttcaaaaattttccttacgagtcgcttcataaattcttcaagggGTTTAAAGCACTTGATATAGCGTGGCTAGTCGTTGTGCTGTATTCCCGagtagaagggaataacaacagcataaggagctgtgttattcgggtaaaataactgaataatagaatcgtttatttttaagttattaacataatataaggactgttcaatttataaaacggacaactttacaaggctataaaaagaagacgagaagttcaaatttaaccacccttgcttcgttgttcagtacatcatctttcattatagtaatcatttttgaatcgaataaaaatagttttattttatagaaaatcggccaggtgttaaatgaggtggatttttcgattgctgaaaattgaaaatatatgtaaacttactgtttacatatggtatatcgttttttataccagaaaagtatgtgtcatgctgcagcagcatgagtaataaacatgctggcaaaatttaaactcaattgaaaaattaagtgttgagatattaacccttatgtggccgacaggatacccgggtacccagcgcccatttgaaaagcatggtgtagaaaaaagctaaaaattttgtcggacacataacggttaaagtctccagtgagattcgattttttgaataaaattcaattgtaaagccaaaagggcatgaaaatattaaataaacaattttttatgcatccagtcgaaagtgggaataatgtggttttaaatgcagaaaactgcttcttaatagcattgctggtttggttactgtgcgtcattacagacacagtaatcaaaacagtttcgtactttgaaggttcttccaaataacaatgtcacctaatgcaaattttgcataacaatggtgTTGGAAATAAATACTttacatccgattattattaaataaggtgtacaataacatagcaccaactttgttgaaaatatataattacaaattttgctagagtcgaaaatctgcatcaatggtgtaaaaagtatgaaatttttgaatatgaccatctttatggattaaatttttgatgaaaaatgcaattaaaagtaaatttttcttctgtatttagagagcaatattctactactctagaaaaaattttagccgaatccgtgatgctattgcaacacaggacttaagtaaacattttttaataatttctatgaaaacaaggtaaCTAACTATATCAAGCAGgaaactgcttggtgcattattactgatcaactattgagctttacctttagtagaataataTAAGCTTCCAATTCATTAAAAGCCTCATAAAAATGTGCATGTTATGTACGTGGaatttatgtcgaattttgagaaatgggtttttattgatgtattacgaaaaccgcttcagttacacaataaagaacactTTGCTTAATGTTACATTTTTCCTAcaattgagaatagctatagaaagttatgcaaaaaactgataatgatattattgaaaaataaaaaagatatagcacaagcaagttgtccgttttataaattgaacagtccttattatgttataaacttgtctgtcataagcggcaaaataacaaatatcataacaaaaaaaaatgttcttggaaaaccattttaataacttgttttgttagtttcaataacaacttaataacagtgaatttggaaaatatttcaataacacattttgatattaatttgttgttgataataatcggaacgcaaaatttgttatgatatcaaaatcgtaactaagtaaattatgatacttattatataaaattattcactttgtctcagaaacccacaaataacatgaataacaatactttaaatgaaccaaaatactatattcagtttttaattcatgctaagaaaatgtaaaagaaaatcttccagaaatttctccaagagttcttccacgaaatcattcacagattttcaaagactcctctagaaattcctgtagaattatgATCAGAatctctttaaggatttcttcagaatttcccgtgattatttatcacgaatttcatcttgagatttatctgaaaatttctttgagaatttcatcagGGGTTTTTTTCCGtagaattctcctggagtttttcaaaagattttgccaagaattctaacaattgctcagaagaattacttttggaattactaggaagacttctccagggtatccaagggttcctccagaacttagaAATGTTTTCCCGaatattatttaagaaattttcagaggtttTGTTCGGAAATTTCCTTTCTAACTGAacacaaaaataatcaaaacaaaaggacagatcattattatcga contains the following coding sequences:
- the LOC109622883 gene encoding solute carrier organic anion transporter family member 1C1 — translated: MIRPASLIRDDDQFPQFQANASHIREDSIDCGIRACNCCNGPGCQRLGTTTSFLVILSLLGFVQGGVEAYFRIAAHQAASEHDLDPFIVDWLLVTNGIAQGVFALLVAYWGNRLHRISWLGGTFMLQSVGLLLLIIPTLSHNSDDSQTIAASQVENVCILEQSAEIQMEHPYAITTLVLMFVAQAVIGIANIAFYCLGMSYMDDNLREHQSPGYIGCALGARIWGQQFGLAVVLAVGATSLSWWLGWVIIGPIVFILGFLIALFPKRLLSTLVRQAADDIIETATNNSTQSLPGHKWLADIAFAPSLKRVFTNGILIFNVLALVFVHTGITNFNAHEQNYLQSRFFLPTSNVNGLNDEWTSRLITNLLRPPVVAMAIVVAGLIIAKANPSPRKIAGWNIFVGLVAVGLFVAFIFLSCENERIAGAYRGRLTKPFCASNCICSENVPFSPVCPQDSVFTYFSPCHAGCQNRTEINDVTVYTDCTCGIDTELVLAEGGIATVGACGMADCQKYWIIFQVLSVVVSALLASALIGKLIISIRTVLPQDKALALSVEMTLVGLVAYLPGTAAYQAIALHACQFWSTDQRRCFIHENPFFGTTLNILTLVLIAIGVLFEILVFYFVRDLPLYGNDLDDAYSPIEMRLMTQQARISSRQTTSPETEAQPFSLLQEQPDTDPTAQSNSIMQASTIPAQDSPIIRSIQDSQEDYPRNHRSVSPIAGPSSPNAYAQVIRQLPTRTASSDIDDQLDFRSASSLQPDRTDDDDTEDSEDTQLHKSNGPLSNLRDYSGMNPATYGAASGLRPLDLLQSSVASSPGGFGNPSRATTTNRTGRPMSPETDF